A genomic segment from Limosilactobacillus sp. encodes:
- a CDS encoding DEAD/DEAH box helicase translates to MSKKTFQDFKLPPYLIKAVQAINFRQPTAIQERVIPDILNGQSVVGQSATGSGKTHAFLLPIFAKIDPENQSVQAVITTPSRELAYQIYAAAKQLNKFAPTPLTIHNYVGGTDKQHQVEQLARKQPQLVIGTPGRVLDLVKSQALDIHTATMFVVDEADMTLDMGFLAPVDQIASNFPDDLQMMVFSATIPQKLRPFLKKYMANPLVEEIPTQAVINPDVENWLLSTKGQDKNQLIYRLLTMGEPYLALVFANTKERVEELTHYLEKQGLKVAMIHGGLEARRRKRTMRQIRNLEYQYVVATDLAARGIDIDGVSLVINDDIPTDLEYFVHRVGRTGRNGMPGTAITLYAPAEDELIAKLEERGIKFIPKELKHGRLVTTHDRNRRRNYRRKQEALDPTMKGFVKKTKKTVKPGYKKRIKRAIKEDEQQKRRLEVRHKIRKAKRARQRQHRRERNGR, encoded by the coding sequence ATGAGTAAAAAAACGTTTCAGGACTTTAAGCTGCCACCGTATCTGATCAAGGCGGTTCAGGCGATTAACTTCCGTCAACCGACGGCCATTCAGGAGCGGGTGATTCCGGACATCCTGAACGGGCAGAGCGTGGTTGGCCAGTCCGCCACCGGGAGCGGGAAGACCCACGCCTTCCTGTTACCGATCTTTGCCAAGATCGACCCGGAAAACCAGAGCGTTCAGGCGGTCATCACCACCCCGAGCCGGGAGCTGGCCTACCAGATCTACGCGGCCGCTAAGCAACTAAACAAGTTCGCCCCCACGCCTTTGACCATCCATAACTACGTCGGCGGGACGGACAAGCAGCACCAGGTCGAACAATTAGCCCGCAAGCAGCCCCAACTGGTGATCGGAACACCGGGCCGGGTTCTCGACCTGGTCAAGAGTCAGGCACTGGACATCCACACCGCGACGATGTTCGTAGTCGATGAGGCCGACATGACCCTCGACATGGGCTTCCTGGCCCCGGTTGACCAGATTGCCAGCAACTTCCCCGACGACCTGCAGATGATGGTTTTTTCGGCCACCATCCCGCAAAAGCTGCGGCCGTTTTTGAAGAAGTACATGGCTAATCCGCTGGTCGAGGAGATCCCGACCCAGGCAGTCATTAACCCGGACGTGGAGAACTGGCTGCTGTCGACCAAGGGCCAGGACAAGAACCAACTGATCTACCGCCTGCTGACGATGGGGGAACCCTACCTGGCGCTGGTCTTTGCCAACACCAAGGAGCGGGTGGAGGAACTGACCCACTACCTGGAAAAGCAGGGGTTAAAGGTTGCTATGATCCACGGGGGCCTGGAAGCCCGGCGGCGCAAGCGCACGATGCGCCAGATCCGCAACCTGGAATACCAGTACGTTGTGGCCACCGACCTGGCCGCCCGTGGAATTGACATCGACGGTGTTTCCCTGGTTATCAATGACGATATCCCGACCGACCTGGAATACTTCGTGCACCGGGTTGGCCGGACCGGGCGTAACGGAATGCCGGGGACCGCGATCACCCTTTATGCACCAGCCGAGGACGAATTGATCGCCAAGCTGGAGGAGCGGGGGATCAAGTTCATCCCGAAGGAACTAAAGCACGGCCGCCTGGTCACCACCCACGACCGCAACCGTCGACGGAATTACCGGCGCAAGCAGGAGGCCCTGGACCCGACGATGAAGGGCTTTGTTAAGAAGACCAAGAAGACGGTCAAGCCGGGCTACAAGAAGCGGATCAAGCGGGCCATCAAGGAAGATGAGCAACAGAAGCGTCGCCTGGAAGTGCGGCACAAGATCCGCAAGGCCAAGCGGGCCCGTCAACGTCAACACCGGCGGGAACGAAATGGGCGTTGA
- the alaS gene encoding alanine--tRNA ligase, with the protein MKKLKKLNSAQVRRMYLKFFEEHGHKIMPSASLVPVNDPTLLWINSGVATMKKYFDGKVVPENPRMTSSQKSIRTNDIENVGKTARHHTMFEMLGNFSVGDYFKNEVIPWAWELLTSDKWFGFDPERLYITYYPKDHDAYNKWREVGVAKDHLIPDEDNFWDIGQGPSGPDTEIFYDRGQEFNNLADDDPENYPGGENERYLEIWNIVFSQFNHTPEDTYEPLPHKNIDTGMGLERVVSIFENAPTNFETDLFMPLIKQTEGFSDSKQYGQNKDDDVQFKIIADHIRTITFAIGDGALPSNMGRGYVIRRLLRRAVVAGKKLGIDKPFLYQMVPTVGKIMEDYYPEVLKNADYIASVVKSEEERFSATLNGGLNLLNNVIEKSKQDGTKQIDGKTAFKLYDTYGFPIELTKEYASDEGLTVDQQGFEAAMTEQQNRARNARDMDNGMGVQTDLWTDFKDESKYVGYTDLVVDNAKVIGLAHDGKQADSAAAGDKDIEVIFDTTPFYAEMGGQVADTGDIIDNYGKTVGRVVDVQHAPNQQNLHRVELTAPIKKGARYKLVVDRMRHLKIEKNHTATHLLDQALRNVLGGHTQQAGSLVEEHYLRFDFNHFGQVTAKDLKAVEKMVNEQIWKEIPVKTVETDIDSAKEMGAIALFSDKYGDKVRVVKIGDFNTEFCGGDHVKNTNELGLFKIVSEGGVGAGVRRIEAVTSSDAYDFLQGRDDLLNETAAELKTAQVKEVPHQVAALQAELKEAQKKSAALEAKIAAQQANNVFENVQDTKGGSLIAAEVKVAGMGQLRQLADTWRAKGLSDVLVLGTANDGKANLLVAVSDDKVKAGLKAGDLIKAIASAIKGGGGGRPNLAQAGGKNPAGIQDALKLAAEYLNK; encoded by the coding sequence ATGAAAAAACTAAAGAAGCTGAACAGTGCTCAGGTTCGGCGAATGTACTTAAAGTTCTTTGAGGAACACGGCCATAAGATCATGCCGAGTGCCTCACTGGTGCCGGTTAACGACCCGACGCTGCTCTGGATCAACTCCGGGGTGGCCACGATGAAGAAGTACTTTGATGGGAAGGTCGTTCCGGAAAACCCGCGGATGACTTCATCCCAGAAGAGTATTCGGACCAACGATATTGAAAACGTCGGCAAGACCGCCCGTCATCACACCATGTTTGAGATGCTGGGGAACTTCTCCGTTGGTGACTACTTCAAGAACGAGGTTATTCCTTGGGCCTGGGAGCTGCTGACGTCTGACAAGTGGTTTGGCTTTGACCCAGAGCGGCTCTACATCACCTACTACCCAAAGGACCACGATGCCTACAACAAGTGGCGCGAGGTCGGGGTGGCCAAGGATCACCTGATCCCGGACGAAGACAACTTCTGGGACATTGGTCAGGGTCCATCCGGCCCGGACACGGAAATCTTCTACGACCGGGGACAGGAATTTAACAACCTGGCTGACGACGATCCCGAGAACTACCCGGGTGGGGAAAACGAACGCTACCTGGAAATCTGGAACATCGTCTTCTCCCAGTTCAACCACACGCCGGAAGACACCTACGAACCGCTGCCGCATAAGAACATCGATACCGGGATGGGACTGGAACGGGTGGTTTCCATCTTTGAAAATGCCCCAACCAACTTCGAGACCGACCTCTTCATGCCGCTGATCAAGCAGACCGAGGGCTTCAGTGACAGCAAGCAGTACGGTCAGAACAAGGATGACGACGTTCAGTTCAAGATCATCGCCGACCACATCCGGACGATCACCTTTGCCATCGGTGACGGCGCCCTGCCTTCCAACATGGGCCGGGGTTACGTCATTCGGCGCCTGCTGCGGCGGGCCGTGGTTGCCGGCAAGAAGCTGGGAATCGACAAGCCATTCCTTTACCAGATGGTCCCAACCGTTGGTAAGATCATGGAGGACTACTACCCAGAGGTCCTGAAGAACGCCGACTACATCGCCTCCGTTGTCAAGTCCGAAGAGGAACGGTTTAGCGCAACCCTGAACGGCGGACTGAACCTCTTGAACAACGTGATCGAAAAGTCCAAGCAGGACGGCACCAAGCAGATCGACGGCAAGACGGCCTTCAAGCTCTACGATACCTATGGCTTCCCAATCGAACTGACCAAGGAATACGCCAGTGACGAGGGCCTGACCGTTGACCAGCAGGGCTTCGAAGCGGCGATGACCGAGCAGCAGAATCGGGCCCGCAACGCCCGTGACATGGACAACGGGATGGGTGTTCAGACCGACCTCTGGACCGACTTCAAGGACGAGAGCAAGTACGTTGGCTACACCGACCTGGTTGTCGACAACGCCAAGGTGATCGGCCTGGCCCACGACGGCAAGCAGGCTGACAGTGCCGCTGCCGGCGACAAGGACATCGAGGTCATCTTTGACACGACGCCGTTCTACGCCGAAATGGGTGGTCAGGTTGCCGACACCGGTGACATCATTGACAACTACGGCAAGACGGTTGGCCGCGTGGTGGACGTCCAGCACGCACCAAACCAGCAGAACCTGCACCGGGTTGAGCTGACGGCCCCAATCAAGAAGGGTGCCCGTTACAAGCTGGTTGTTGACCGGATGCGCCACCTCAAGATCGAAAAGAACCACACCGCAACCCACCTGCTCGACCAGGCTCTGCGGAACGTCCTGGGTGGCCACACCCAGCAGGCCGGTTCCCTGGTTGAAGAACACTACCTGCGGTTCGACTTCAACCACTTTGGTCAGGTAACCGCCAAGGACCTCAAGGCGGTTGAAAAGATGGTCAACGAACAGATCTGGAAGGAAATTCCGGTCAAGACCGTTGAAACCGACATCGATTCTGCCAAGGAGATGGGTGCGATCGCCCTCTTCTCCGACAAGTACGGTGACAAGGTCCGGGTCGTTAAGATCGGCGACTTCAACACCGAATTCTGTGGTGGGGACCACGTCAAGAACACCAACGAACTGGGTCTCTTCAAGATCGTTTCCGAAGGGGGCGTTGGTGCTGGGGTTCGGCGGATCGAAGCCGTAACCTCCAGCGATGCCTACGACTTCCTTCAAGGCCGTGACGACCTGCTGAACGAGACGGCGGCTGAACTGAAGACCGCCCAGGTCAAGGAGGTTCCTCACCAGGTTGCTGCACTGCAAGCTGAGCTCAAGGAAGCCCAGAAAAAGAGTGCAGCCTTGGAAGCCAAGATCGCCGCTCAACAGGCTAACAACGTCTTTGAAAACGTCCAGGACACCAAGGGCGGCAGCCTGATCGCCGCCGAGGTCAAGGTTGCCGGGATGGGTCAGCTGCGGCAGCTGGCCGATACTTGGCGGGCCAAGGGTCTGTCCGACGTGCTGGTCCTCGGGACGGCCAACGACGGCAAGGCCAACCTGCTCGTGGCCGTGAGCGACGACAAGGTCAAGGCCGGCTTGAAGGCTGGTGACCTGATCAAGGCGATTGCTAGTGCCATCAAGGGTGGCGGTGGCGGTCGGCCAAACCTCGCCCAGGCCGGTGGGAAGAACCCAGCCGGCATCCAGGACGCACTGAAGCTGGCGGCTGAATACCTGAATAAGTAA